Proteins from a genomic interval of Zingiber officinale cultivar Zhangliang chromosome 2A, Zo_v1.1, whole genome shotgun sequence:
- the LOC122044148 gene encoding zinc finger MYM-type protein 1-like, producing MADESAVAPLRMVNFVSEEQLIQLKRTRGERVEDGTASRDRPLYEIMERFFKPKRFRESSSNDPNISEVVEIQSHVELNVNDIVSDPGLRKSIEEFDISIQDQVRREYLTRGPCQPIGHMYPKRTFDSCHNHARVQFESFQDQRHSVSNILRAHGRDIEVSYRTRLTAMLDVTRFLLKQGLSFRGHDESSNSLNRGNFLELLQWYSQRNEEVSKVVNQNAPGNNQMISPTIQKDLTHACASEITLSIIKDIGNNVFSLMVDESRDISVKEQMGVVLRYVNKRGQVIERFLAIVHVSDTSSRSLKDAIDALFVKHGLSLSRLRGQGYDGASNMRGEFNGLKYLILQENPYARYIHCFSHKLQLVIVAVAKSNLNASGFFNYVTMIVNTTGASCKRRDQLRQIEHDRIVAMLEGGDISTGSGKNQEINLVRPGDTRWGSHYLTLGRLLSMWPSVIQVLENICDDSSSFDSRGVAKSLIQKMENYEFVFMLHLMKMILGMTHELSLVLQQKDQNIVQAISLIESVKGQFQIFREEGWHIIIDKVNTFCEFNDIPVSEMKDNCLISGRSRRRKQVITNLHYYRVEIFYQVVDLVIQEMNTRFSEVSTELLSCIACLHPRNSFSEFNVQKLVRLCDLYPEDFSTNDCIVIEQQLQNFIHNIRQDPNFSGIEDLGSFAQKIVETLKNQAYPLVYRLIEMTLVLPVATASVERVFSAMKMIKTDLRNRMGDEWMNDSLVVYIEKDIFSTIENEQILQRFQNMKSRRMQLPPLSYPTTT from the exons ATGGCGGACGAGTCGGCGGTAGCGCCGCTTCGCATGGTTAACTTCGTATCGGAAGAGCAG TTGATTCAGTTGAAGAGGACAAGAGGCGAACGTGTCGAAGACGGAACCGCCTCCAGGGACAGGCCTTTGTACGAG attatgGAGAGGTTTTTTAAACCTAAACGTTTTCGTGAGAGTTCTTCCAATGATCCTAATATTAGTGAAGTTGTGGAAATTCAATCTCATGTGGAATTAAATGTAAATGATATTGTTAGTGATCCTGGATTACGAAAATCAATTGAAGAGTTTGATATTTCTATTCAAGATCAAGTCCGAAGAGAGTACTTGACTAGGGGGCCCTGCCAACCAATTGGGCATATGTATCCAAAAAGAACTTTTG ATAGTTGTCACAATCATGCTAGAGTACAGTTTGAATCTTTTCAAGATCAAAGACATAGTGTTTCAAATATATTACGAGCACATGGGCGAGATATAGAGGTTTCTTATCGCACCCGTTTAACAGCAATGTTGGATGTTACACGATTTCTTTTGAAGCAGGGACTGTCTTTCCGTGGACATGATGAGTCAAGTAATTCTTTAAATAGAGGAAACTTTCTTGAATTGCTTCAATGGTACAGTCAACGAAATGAGGAAGTTTCAAAGGTTGTTAATCAAAATGCTCCCggaaataatcaaatgatttCTCCAACAATTCAAAAAGACCTTACGCATGCTTGTGCTTCTGAGATCACACTTTCCATAATCAAAGATATTGGAAACAATGTTTTCTCCTTAATGGTTGATGAATCTCGAGACATTTCAGTGAAGGAGCAAATGGGAGTTGTTTTGAGATATGTGAACAAAAGAGGACAGGTGATTGAACGATTCCTTGCAATTGTACATGTATCTGACACTAGCTCTCGTTCTTTGAAGGATGCTATCGATGCTTTATTTGTGAAACATGGATTATCATTATCTAGACTGAgaggtcaaggatatgatggagCTTCAAATATGCGGGGTGAATTCAATGGGTTGAAATATCTCATTTTGCAAGAAAATCCATATGCAAGGTATATTCATTGTTTTTCTCATAAATTACAATTAGTTATTGTTGCTGTTGCCAAGAGTAATCTCAATGCGAGTGGTTTTTTTAACTATGTCACTATGATTGTCAATACAACGGGAGCATCATGTAAAAGGAGAGATCAACTTAGGCAAATTGAACATGATAGGATTGTTGCAATGTTGGAGGGTGGAGACATTAGTACGGGCAGTGGCAAAAATCAAGAAATTAATTTAGTAAGGCCAGGAGACACTCGTTGGGGATCACACTACTTGACATTGGGTCGTCTATTATCTATGTGGCCTTCAGTGATACAAGTGTTGGAGAATATTTGTGATGATTCTAGTTCTTTTGATAGTAGAGGAGTTGCCAAAAGTTTGATTCAGAAAATGGAGAATTATGAGTTTGTTTTCATGTTGCACTTGATGAAGATGATATTGGGAATGACACATGAGTTGTCACTTGTGTTACAACAAAAGGATCAAAATATTGTCCAAGCCATAAGTTTGATTGAAAGTGTGAAAGGTCAATTTCAAATATTTAGGGAAGAAGGATGGCATATAATTATAGATAAAGTCAACACATTTTGTGAGTTTAATGATATCCCAGTGTCGGAGATGAAAGACAATTGTTTGATTAGTGGTCGTAGTAGACGTCGAAAGCAAGTCATCACCAATTTGCATTATTATCGTGTGGAGATTTTCTAtcag GTTGTTGATTTAGTTATACAAGAGATGAATACTCGTTTTTCAGAAGTTAGCACAGAATTGCTTAGTTGTATAGCATGTCTTCATCCAAGGAATTCTTTTTCTGAATTCAATGTTCAGAAACTCGTTCGACTTTGTGATTTATATCCTGAGGACTTCTCAACAAATGATTGTATAGTTATTGAACAACAACTTCAGAATTTCATTCATAATATACGACAGGATccaaatttttctggaattgaaGATTTAGGAAGTTTTGCTCAGAAAATTGTTGAAACTCTAAAAAATCAAGCTTATCCATTGGTTTATCGTCTGATTGAGATGACATTAGTTTTACCAGTTGCGACTGCTTCTGTTGAAAGAGTATTTTCTGCAATGAAGATGATAAAGACTGATTTACGTAACAGAATGGGAGACGAGTGGATGAATGACAGTCTAGTCGTATACATCGAGAAAGATATCTTTTCAACAATTGAAAATGAGCAAATATTGCAGCGTTTTCAAAACATGAAAAGCCGCAGGATGCAGTTGCCTCCTCTTTCTTATCCAACGACCACCTAA